A single window of Acinetobacter wuhouensis DNA harbors:
- a CDS encoding restriction endonuclease subunit S, giving the protein MSAPKLRFKEFDGDWSASELGKLIGISSASRVFKEQWQDSGVPFFRTSDVSAFFKNKENEKAYISFDLFEELAKKSGKIKKDDLLVTGGGSIGIPYLVPNNEPLYFKDADLLWFKSSGIIEGSFLYNFLISSKFREYLNSISHTGTISHFTIEQAKTTPFKLPSKEEQTKIASFLSAVDQKISQLTQKHALLAQYKQGMMQKLFSQQIRFKADDGSEFGEWEVKTLIDSIDTNIKWSFTGGPFGSNLKSDDYTESGIRIIQLQNIGDGSFLNDYKIYTSLKKADELLSCNIYPNEILISKMGDPVARCCIVPNHHERYVMCSDGIRLVVDKKRYSHLFMFYQINYQDFRQSASDVSTGSTRKRIGLSDLKQLPIKAPCLEEQTKIANFLSAIDQKIGVVAQQIEQAKMWKKGLFDPRQNNGQHVPLKIT; this is encoded by the coding sequence ATGTCTGCACCAAAGTTAAGATTTAAAGAGTTTGATGGGGATTGGTCTGCTTCAGAGTTAGGGAAATTAATTGGGATTTCTTCAGCTTCTCGTGTTTTTAAAGAACAATGGCAAGATTCAGGTGTGCCATTTTTTAGAACAAGTGATGTAAGTGCATTTTTTAAAAATAAGGAAAATGAAAAAGCTTATATATCTTTTGATTTATTTGAAGAGCTTGCAAAAAAATCAGGAAAAATTAAAAAAGACGATTTATTGGTTACAGGTGGCGGATCAATTGGGATTCCATATCTAGTACCAAATAATGAACCTTTATATTTTAAAGATGCTGATTTACTTTGGTTTAAATCATCAGGAATTATCGAAGGTTCTTTTCTTTATAATTTTCTCATTAGCTCAAAATTTAGAGAATATTTAAATAGTATTTCTCATACTGGTACAATTTCACACTTTACGATTGAGCAAGCAAAGACAACACCTTTTAAACTTCCATCAAAAGAAGAACAAACCAAAATCGCTTCTTTTTTATCGGCAGTTGATCAAAAGATTAGCCAACTTACTCAAAAACATGCGCTACTTGCCCAATATAAACAAGGCATGATGCAAAAGCTGTTTAGTCAGCAGATTCGTTTTAAAGCGGATGATGGTAGTGAGTTTGGGGAGTGGGAGGTAAAAACTTTAATAGATTCTATTGATACTAATATTAAGTGGAGTTTTACAGGTGGTCCATTTGGCTCTAATCTGAAATCTGATGATTACACTGAATCAGGTATCAGAATTATTCAACTTCAAAATATTGGAGATGGATCATTCTTAAATGACTATAAAATTTATACATCATTAAAGAAAGCTGATGAGCTATTGAGTTGTAATATTTATCCTAACGAAATTTTAATTTCTAAAATGGGTGACCCAGTTGCACGCTGTTGTATCGTGCCAAATCATCATGAACGCTATGTAATGTGTTCAGATGGTATTCGTTTAGTAGTGGATAAAAAAAGATATTCACATCTTTTCATGTTCTATCAAATAAATTATCAAGATTTTAGACAAAGCGCTTCCGATGTTAGTACAGGTTCGACAAGAAAACGGATTGGCTTAAGTGATTTAAAACAACTTCCAATCAAAGCCCCCTGCCTAGAAGAACAAACCAAAATCGCTAATTTTTTATCTGCCATTGACCAAAAAATTGGAGTGGTGGCACAGCAAATTGAACAGGCTAAAATGTGGAAAAAAGGCTTGTTTGATCCTAGACAAAATAATGGACAGCACGTCCCTCTAAAGATAACGTAA
- a CDS encoding IS3 family transposase (programmed frameshift), which produces MAKRFSPEFKQQAIDYALSNSHESVAAIAQKLGVGYSTLDKWIRETNPAGSSKRQLSPEQQRIVELEKEVKQLKEANDNLKKSACVLSNRSCQEKYTVIQDLDMNEVTVSSACKYLGVSTSGYYAWRKRQANTAQKYNDLKAVYWQHHARLGAPSLVHDMHDLGYNMSERTIGRMLKKLGLRSRIARKYKHTTDSTHRLPTAPNLLDRQFTVTQPNKVWTTDITYIRTKEGWLYLCVMLDLFSRRIVGWQTSHRIDRQLVCDTFNYAMARQGYPTGVMVHSDQGSQYCSRDFRALLLKNDCTQSMSRRGNCWDNAVTESFFHTLKGHVVHGSVFSTRKEANAVLFDYIEIYYNRVRRHSANGWLSPEAFEQKYFKNLEGSIVHDTV; this is translated from the exons ATGGCTAAACGTTTTAGTCCCGAATTTAAACAGCAAGCGATTGATTATGCACTTTCAAACTCACACGAGTCTGTAGCTGCAATCGCCCAGAAATTAGGTGTGGGTTATTCAACATTAGATAAATGGATTCGTGAAACCAATCCGGCAGGTTCAAGCAAACGTCAACTTTCACCAGAACAACAGCGGATCGTGGAATTAGAGAAAGAAGTCAAACAGCTCAAGGAAGCCAATGACA ATCTTAAAAAAAGCGCATGTGTACTTTCTAACAGATCATGCCAAGAAAAGTACACGGTAATTCAAGATCTAGATATGAATGAAGTCACCGTATCTTCTGCCTGTAAATACCTAGGTGTCAGCACTTCAGGCTATTATGCCTGGCGAAAACGTCAAGCCAATACGGCACAGAAATATAATGACTTAAAAGCCGTATATTGGCAGCATCATGCACGATTGGGTGCACCTTCATTAGTACATGACATGCATGATTTAGGTTACAACATGAGCGAACGTACTATTGGAAGGATGCTAAAAAAGCTTGGTTTACGTAGCAGGATTGCGCGTAAATACAAGCATACGACTGATTCAACCCATCGTTTGCCTACAGCACCCAACTTGTTGGATCGCCAATTTACAGTTACTCAGCCTAATAAAGTCTGGACAACAGACATTACCTATATCCGCACTAAAGAAGGTTGGTTGTATTTATGTGTGATGCTAGATTTATTTAGCCGTCGTATCGTGGGGTGGCAAACCAGCCATCGAATAGACCGCCAGTTGGTGTGTGATACGTTTAACTATGCAATGGCTCGTCAGGGTTATCCAACTGGTGTTATGGTTCATTCGGACCAAGGCTCACAGTACTGTAGTCGTGATTTTAGAGCGCTGTTACTGAAAAATGATTGTACTCAGAGTATGTCTAGACGTGGAAACTGTTGGGATAATGCAGTGACTGAAAGCTTCTTTCATACATTAAAAGGTCATGTGGTACATGGCAGTGTGTTTTCGACTCGAAAAGAGGCGAATGCGGTCTTGTTTGATTATATTGAGATTTATTACAATCGGGTCAGAAGGCATTCTGCAAACGGCTGGTTAAGTCCAGAAGCCTTTGAACAGAAATATTTCAAGAATTTAGAGGGATCGATTGTCCACGATACTGTCTAG
- a CDS encoding tyrosine-type recombinase/integrase — MALTDNECKKAQPKDKQYRLSDLNGLSLIVTPKGNKYWNVRITVHGQRKSESLGHYPELSLKKARELANELKYKFSRFSIHEELKPLFREVAEEWFNNQKETWSTKHISNVRASLDELYTTLGDKRINLIQAPEILQNIKVIEKRGSLEVAKRTLSRCGMVMKYAIAHGYRLDNPASDLVYALKSKRMTNLVSLPASEIPLFLSKVRAYPSDAQTHHAIILVMLTGVRIGELLQARWDEFDLVERKWDIPADRMKNGLAHRVPLTDLMISELQALRLTHNRELLFPHRLNNKEPMRSESILQVIKRAGYAGRMTTHGFRSLFSTVVNESNLFNFDAIERQLAHVPQNRIRSAYNRAQYWDERVKMMDWYSDKVKSWMNEIS; from the coding sequence ATGGCTCTTACTGATAACGAATGCAAAAAAGCTCAACCTAAAGATAAGCAATATCGTCTTTCGGATTTGAATGGCTTATCTTTGATCGTGACACCTAAAGGGAATAAATATTGGAATGTACGAATCACTGTACATGGTCAACGTAAATCTGAATCCTTAGGACACTATCCAGAATTAAGTTTAAAAAAAGCGCGTGAACTTGCGAATGAACTTAAGTATAAATTTTCTCGTTTTTCTATTCATGAGGAGTTAAAACCTCTCTTTCGTGAAGTTGCTGAAGAGTGGTTTAACAATCAAAAGGAAACTTGGTCTACTAAGCATATTAGTAATGTACGTGCTTCTTTAGATGAACTTTATACAACGCTTGGTGACAAGCGAATCAATCTGATTCAAGCACCTGAAATTTTGCAGAATATTAAAGTTATCGAAAAGCGTGGCTCTTTAGAGGTTGCTAAACGTACTTTATCTCGGTGTGGTATGGTGATGAAATATGCAATAGCGCATGGTTATCGCCTTGATAATCCAGCGAGTGATTTAGTCTATGCTTTAAAATCTAAACGTATGACGAATTTAGTTTCTTTGCCTGCTAGCGAAATTCCCCTATTTTTATCTAAAGTAAGAGCTTATCCAAGTGATGCTCAAACCCATCATGCAATTATATTGGTTATGCTTACTGGTGTTCGTATTGGTGAGTTGCTTCAAGCTCGTTGGGATGAGTTTGATTTAGTTGAGCGTAAATGGGATATCCCTGCTGATCGGATGAAGAATGGTTTAGCTCATCGTGTACCTTTAACAGATTTGATGATCAGTGAACTGCAAGCTCTTCGTCTAACGCATAATCGAGAACTTTTATTTCCTCACAGACTGAATAATAAAGAACCTATGCGAAGTGAATCTATTCTTCAGGTAATTAAGCGTGCTGGATACGCTGGACGTATGACCACGCATGGCTTCCGCTCTTTATTCAGTACTGTAGTCAATGAATCAAATTTATTTAATTTCGATGCTATTGAACGCCAACTTGCCCATGTTCCTCAAAATCGAATTCGATCTGCTTACAACAGAGCGCAGTATTGGGATGAGCGTGTAAAGATGATGGACTGGTATAGTGACAAGGTTAAATCTTGGATGAATGAAATTTCATAA
- a CDS encoding PoNe immunity protein domain-containing protein, producing MGIIFGMNMDFDNKKRQQFLTETNFHATRDLTLRVLQRQKNNLSKPEGADEGWHLSMWFGIAEGTFNNFILSYTAGESIEQLRYTLENVIVSYENYLQALVEQSSDPNEMAFPIRSFDGYCPYIGLISLCFLLHRKDLLPRVARLVDGEDEENAGEDVLIEEMLAYDDSLERYETDVILGVKPYRPLFRAFCTQDKNESLSKINEFLKSWYKDLAAAPWHDSHLSDDGYFGYWAFEAGAAVYLLGIEDDSSLYEYLYYPKDLVKFAKEFVPETNDISVSKQEHLRCEAGQICPKTGEWYSPANNMEKRHFNQGEVMPEIKNNPWGLTIWYLIE from the coding sequence ATGGGCATTATTTTTGGAATGAATATGGATTTTGATAATAAGAAAAGACAGCAATTTTTAACGGAAACAAATTTTCATGCGACTAGAGACTTAACCTTACGTGTACTGCAAAGACAAAAGAATAATTTAAGTAAACCAGAAGGTGCTGATGAAGGGTGGCATTTATCTATGTGGTTTGGGATAGCTGAAGGAACTTTTAATAATTTTATTTTATCTTATACCGCAGGTGAATCAATTGAACAATTACGTTATACCCTAGAAAATGTAATTGTTTCTTATGAAAATTATTTACAAGCTTTAGTAGAGCAAAGCAGTGATCCAAATGAAATGGCATTTCCAATAAGATCGTTTGATGGGTATTGCCCTTATATTGGATTGATAAGTCTATGTTTTTTATTACATAGAAAGGATTTATTACCAAGAGTTGCTCGATTGGTAGATGGTGAGGATGAGGAAAATGCAGGTGAAGATGTCTTAATTGAAGAGATGCTTGCTTATGATGATAGTTTGGAACGTTATGAAACAGATGTGATTTTAGGTGTTAAACCTTATAGACCGTTATTTAGAGCATTTTGTACACAAGATAAAAATGAATCGCTAAGCAAAATTAATGAGTTTTTAAAAAGTTGGTATAAAGATTTAGCAGCAGCTCCTTGGCATGATAGTCATTTAAGTGATGATGGATATTTTGGATATTGGGCATTTGAAGCTGGTGCAGCAGTTTATTTATTAGGTATTGAAGATGATAGCAGTCTTTATGAATATCTATATTATCCAAAAGATTTAGTTAAATTTGCTAAAGAATTTGTACCTGAAACTAATGATATAAGTGTATCTAAACAAGAACATTTGCGATGCGAAGCTGGACAAATTTGTCCAAAAACAGGTGAATGGTATAGTCCTGCAAATAACATGGAAAAACGCCATTTCAATCAAGGTGAAGTTATGCCTGAGATTAAAAATAATCCTTGGGGTTTAACGATTTGGTATTTAATTGAATGA
- a CDS encoding type VI secretion system Vgr family protein: MAINIYSALEQLGLTAQKRAIHVQFSNSDLNNKVFLQRIDGTHQLNDGVHLQLICLATEATIALKNFIGSQVAIDVVTDKSQLTRTTGIITQADVGASDGSLTLYRLTVEDPTALFKYRRNSRVFMNKTAIEVVEILFKEWQSKSPLLASSLTLDKSGLSKSYDIRPFIMQSNELDFDFIKRLLASEGVSTLIDEAQHKVSSSSEQIQPQKLRLIDNNAQYQALDRRNIRFHRSSATEKQDSITAFTGQRSIQPTAVHVQRWQADALEQEEGASSVLTSHKHSDNQDVASLGLEQAFHVSPAWIQDLKGEDGATKSGNNQIEKLNENLSKYYDSQAKQFTATSTVRDAHVGYWFEFSEHPEIDQHSGSDKEFLITSKTFYNQNNLPKDLTDQVTALLQQSHWQLDNISTNNKDERQANNLILQRRQIDIAPAYNPLEDRPTTHPQRAKVVGIEGEEIHVDEWGRIKVRFLFTRNEDHEHDGGAGSNNNDTDSAWVDVLTPWAGEGYGARFLPRIGEIVVINFFDGNIDRPYVVGRIHEAQRSPTKFDAKGQLPDTKKLSGIRSKEVKGEGFGQLRFDDTTGQISSQLQSSHGATQINLGHLSHPKDKETSESRGEGFELRTDQWGAVRAKQGLLLSTYKQDSASGHHLDAPEAKSQLESNLNNSKALSEVAKNQQTDPLEVLDNLKQFIEQIEQESETKAKAFKQALMILTSPNSIALTTNEDIHLSADGQISHSAGDSINLSTQKNLLAHAQSKISLFAAQEGVRLFAGKGKVEIQAQGDGADLIARKGIQIISTEDTVYITSPKEIRLIGGGSELKINGSGIFPTTGGLFEVKSGQQKFMGGAQVNPIVPHLPFNANQNDMVLEYLHSNDEPVQGAKYKAEFEDGTVFEGYLDAKGKALLKNVPPSGKAKITYGDDAREHPVGESEDNPALNGLDFE, translated from the coding sequence ATGGCAATCAATATTTACTCTGCCTTAGAGCAACTTGGACTTACTGCGCAAAAACGTGCTATTCATGTCCAGTTTTCAAACTCAGATTTGAATAATAAAGTTTTTTTACAACGTATTGATGGCACACACCAACTCAATGATGGTGTTCATTTGCAACTGATTTGCCTTGCTACAGAGGCGACCATTGCTTTAAAAAACTTTATTGGTAGCCAAGTGGCAATTGATGTTGTCACAGACAAATCGCAACTGACTCGTACCACAGGCATTATTACCCAAGCGGATGTTGGTGCAAGTGATGGTTCATTGACGCTTTATCGTCTCACCGTTGAAGACCCAACCGCACTTTTTAAATACCGAAGAAATTCTCGTGTCTTCATGAATAAGACAGCAATTGAAGTTGTAGAAATACTTTTTAAGGAGTGGCAGTCTAAAAGCCCTTTACTGGCTTCAAGCCTCACTCTAGATAAAAGTGGACTCAGTAAAAGCTACGATATACGCCCATTCATCATGCAGAGTAATGAACTAGACTTTGACTTTATCAAACGGCTTTTAGCATCCGAAGGGGTAAGCACGCTGATAGATGAAGCACAGCACAAAGTATCTAGCTCATCAGAGCAGATTCAACCACAAAAGCTTCGCTTGATTGATAACAATGCTCAATACCAAGCCTTAGACCGTCGTAATATTCGCTTTCATCGTAGTAGCGCAACAGAGAAACAAGACAGTATCACTGCCTTTACAGGACAACGCTCCATACAACCGACCGCAGTTCATGTACAAAGATGGCAAGCCGATGCTTTAGAACAAGAAGAAGGAGCAAGCTCAGTTCTCACCAGCCATAAACATTCAGACAATCAAGATGTTGCAAGTTTAGGTTTAGAACAAGCCTTTCATGTTAGCCCTGCATGGATACAAGACCTCAAAGGCGAAGATGGCGCAACAAAATCAGGCAATAACCAAATTGAAAAGTTGAATGAAAATCTCAGTAAATACTACGATTCACAAGCCAAACAATTTACAGCAACATCCACAGTACGCGATGCACATGTCGGGTATTGGTTTGAGTTCAGTGAGCATCCCGAAATAGATCAACACTCTGGTTCAGATAAAGAGTTCTTGATCACTTCGAAAACCTTTTATAATCAGAATAATTTGCCTAAAGACCTAACAGATCAAGTCACGGCATTACTGCAACAAAGCCATTGGCAACTAGACAACATCAGTACCAATAACAAAGATGAACGCCAAGCCAATAACCTCATTCTACAACGACGTCAAATTGATATCGCTCCTGCGTATAACCCACTTGAAGATCGACCAACTACACATCCACAACGTGCCAAAGTGGTTGGCATTGAAGGTGAAGAAATTCATGTTGATGAATGGGGGCGTATCAAAGTTCGATTCCTCTTCACACGAAATGAAGACCATGAACATGATGGTGGTGCAGGCTCAAATAACAATGATACGGATTCTGCTTGGGTAGATGTACTCACCCCTTGGGCGGGTGAAGGCTATGGTGCAAGATTCTTACCGCGTATAGGCGAAATTGTTGTCATTAACTTCTTTGATGGCAATATTGATCGTCCTTATGTGGTTGGACGCATTCATGAAGCGCAACGAAGTCCAACCAAGTTCGATGCCAAAGGACAACTTCCTGATACCAAAAAACTTTCAGGTATTCGCTCAAAAGAAGTTAAAGGCGAAGGCTTTGGACAACTCCGCTTTGATGACACGACAGGACAAATCAGTAGCCAACTACAAAGCAGTCATGGTGCAACACAAATCAATCTAGGACATCTGAGTCATCCTAAAGACAAAGAAACCAGTGAAAGTCGTGGAGAAGGATTTGAGTTAAGGACTGATCAATGGGGTGCAGTCAGAGCCAAACAAGGCTTATTGCTTTCAACCTATAAACAAGATTCAGCCAGTGGTCATCACTTAGATGCACCAGAAGCTAAATCACAACTTGAATCAAATTTAAATAACTCAAAAGCTTTAAGTGAAGTTGCTAAGAATCAACAAACTGATCCTTTGGAAGTATTGGATAATCTGAAACAGTTCATTGAACAGATCGAACAAGAAAGTGAAACCAAAGCGAAAGCCTTTAAACAAGCTTTAATGATACTGACTTCACCAAACTCAATTGCTCTTACAACGAATGAAGATATTCATTTATCCGCAGATGGACAAATCAGCCATAGTGCTGGAGATAGCATTAACCTGAGTACGCAAAAGAATTTACTTGCACACGCTCAAAGTAAAATCAGTCTATTTGCAGCACAAGAAGGTGTGCGACTATTCGCGGGCAAAGGCAAAGTTGAAATCCAAGCACAAGGTGATGGAGCTGATTTGATTGCACGTAAAGGCATTCAAATCATTTCGACTGAAGATACTGTCTATATTACCAGCCCCAAAGAAATTCGCTTAATCGGCGGTGGTTCAGAACTTAAGATTAATGGTTCAGGTATATTTCCAACGACTGGTGGTTTGTTTGAGGTGAAGTCTGGTCAGCAGAAGTTCATGGGTGGTGCTCAGGTAAACCCTATTGTTCCTCATCTTCCTTTTAATGCAAATCAAAATGACATGGTTTTAGAATATTTACATTCAAATGATGAACCAGTACAAGGAGCGAAATACAAGGCTGAATTTGAGGATGGGACTGTTTTTGAGGGTTACTTAGATGCAAAAGGGAAAGCTTTACTCAAAAATGTACCTCCAAGTGGTAAAGCAAAAATTACCTATGGTGATGATGCGCGAGAACATCCAGTTGGTGAAAGTGAAGATAATCCTGCCCTAAATGGTTTAGATTTTGAGTAA
- the def gene encoding peptide deformylase, translated as MSTILPVAQRGEAILKLIASPVAETEFSSTWLLELSKAMHSTMRERNGVGIAAPQVYVSKRVIIVASRPNPRYPDAPEMDAIVMVNPEIIQKSVQTVLGEEGCLSVPNERGEVARAEQITVKYQTLNSDEITQTFQGFPARIVQHEVDHLDGVLFVERV; from the coding sequence ATGAGTACGATTTTACCAGTCGCCCAACGTGGTGAAGCTATTTTAAAATTAATTGCTTCACCTGTAGCTGAGACTGAGTTTTCAAGCACGTGGTTATTGGAGCTTTCTAAGGCAATGCATAGCACGATGCGAGAACGCAATGGTGTAGGAATTGCAGCACCGCAAGTTTATGTGTCTAAACGTGTGATTATCGTTGCTTCTCGTCCTAATCCACGTTATCCCGATGCACCTGAAATGGATGCCATTGTCATGGTGAATCCTGAAATTATTCAAAAATCAGTTCAAACCGTGCTTGGTGAAGAAGGTTGTTTAAGTGTGCCCAATGAAAGAGGTGAAGTTGCGCGCGCTGAACAGATTACTGTGAAATATCAAACTTTAAATAGCGATGAGATCACTCAAACATTTCAGGGTTTTCCTGCGCGGATTGTGCAACATGAAGTTGATCATTTGGATGGCGTGTTGTTTGTGGAAAGGGTGTAG
- a CDS encoding amino acid transport protein yields the protein MNTTALFLGLIFSSIGLGYFIYGEKQKMPVPFIAGIILMIFPYFMENMLILSSIGIVLTIIPWLLRA from the coding sequence ATGAATACAACAGCATTGTTTCTAGGATTGATCTTTAGCTCAATTGGCTTAGGCTATTTTATTTATGGTGAAAAGCAAAAAATGCCTGTCCCTTTCATTGCAGGAATCATACTGATGATCTTTCCTTATTTTATGGAAAATATGCTGATTCTGAGTTCTATCGGTATTGTTCTCACTATTATTCCTTGGTTGCTTCGAGCTTAA
- a CDS encoding MFS transporter: MTEQTRLSSEDKRTLGLSSLGGALEFYDFVIYVFYAKIIAELFFPTTLSPFWAMLNTYGIFAAGYFFRPLGGIVMAHFGDLVGRKRLFSLSILLMALPTLMIGVMPTYAEIGLAAPLLLLLMRVVQGIAIGGEIPAAWTFVSEHVPDKKIGFANGLLTAGLSLGILLGALMSLFISLKFNEAEIHAWAWRIPFIAGGIFGLIALYLRTYLKETPVFKAMQAKKQLSKELPVRQVLASHKSAVMIGMLFTWFLTGCVVVIILAMPNLLTGSFGFQRADAFQMQSAAILMQMIGCILAGLLADRFGAGRILGLGSLGVALIAAIFYLSLGHVHSSTIFGLYMLLGLFSGTVGVVSYSMVKMFPAQIRFSGISFSYNVAYAIAGGLTLPLVQWLSLYSDIGAMYYIFALCMITIITSLFYRKKFEVNPNKN; encoded by the coding sequence ATGACCGAACAAACGCGTCTATCCTCGGAAGACAAACGTACACTAGGTTTATCGTCATTAGGTGGCGCACTCGAATTTTATGACTTTGTCATTTATGTTTTTTACGCAAAAATCATTGCAGAACTATTCTTTCCTACGACATTAAGTCCTTTTTGGGCAATGCTGAATACCTATGGCATTTTCGCTGCGGGCTATTTCTTCCGACCCTTAGGCGGAATCGTCATGGCACATTTTGGCGATCTCGTCGGACGTAAGCGATTATTTAGTTTATCTATTTTACTCATGGCATTACCTACTTTAATGATTGGAGTCATGCCCACTTATGCAGAAATCGGTTTAGCCGCCCCACTGCTTCTATTATTGATGCGCGTAGTTCAAGGCATTGCAATTGGTGGAGAAATTCCCGCAGCGTGGACCTTTGTTTCTGAACATGTCCCTGACAAGAAAATTGGTTTTGCCAATGGTTTACTGACCGCAGGTTTATCTTTGGGTATTTTACTCGGAGCACTCATGTCGCTCTTCATTTCACTCAAATTTAATGAAGCTGAAATACATGCATGGGCATGGCGTATTCCATTTATTGCAGGCGGTATTTTTGGATTAATTGCTTTATATCTGAGAACTTATCTTAAAGAAACGCCTGTTTTCAAAGCGATGCAAGCAAAAAAACAACTTTCAAAAGAGTTACCTGTTAGACAAGTTTTAGCTTCACATAAATCAGCTGTCATGATCGGCATGCTATTTACATGGTTTTTGACTGGATGCGTGGTCGTAATTATTTTAGCCATGCCAAACTTACTGACAGGTTCATTCGGCTTTCAACGAGCAGATGCATTTCAAATGCAAAGTGCAGCGATTCTTATGCAAATGATAGGCTGTATTCTCGCTGGATTATTGGCTGATCGCTTTGGTGCAGGACGTATTCTTGGATTGGGTTCATTGGGCGTTGCCTTGATTGCCGCTATTTTTTATCTCAGCTTAGGGCATGTTCATTCATCTACAATATTTGGCTTATATATGCTCTTGGGATTATTTTCAGGTACTGTCGGCGTGGTGTCATATAGTATGGTGAAAATGTTCCCTGCTCAAATCCGATTTTCGGGAATTTCTTTTTCTTATAACGTCGCTTATGCGATTGCAGGTGGCTTAACACTTCCACTGGTTCAATGGCTGAGTTTGTATAGTGATATTGGTGCGATGTACTATATTTTTGCCTTGTGTATGATCACGATCATCACCAGTTTATTTTACCGTAAGAAATTTGAAGTAAATCCAAACAAAAACTAA
- a CDS encoding GGDEF domain-containing protein, producing MNWRDIDKCFLVLLLGGLDILSWIIWWWISGSNSDLHIWINLDFYPTLMTAYSLLAFGFLILILLTKLLYRNPIYNKLVPYITIAYFGSSFIFGGFCVGILSPATIAGYVSLVTVALVLFERKVVYATVLPITSFILICISMSLAGTLEYSPIFSQQLQSMPLYKNSFWVYSMVYFYAPIFFISIVLFETLLIQWREREKAIQQASIIDSLTGIFNRRKMGELFESLKEQQGAFAIILLDLDHFKVINDTYGHDIGDIVLKRVARLLTENIDAEDTVGRFGGEEFIIFLKSDRLADAILVAEQCREAIASEIIYLDHQQKLQVSASFGITVARYPIHSKEEVVRQADQALYLAKRNGRNQVRHFFEIKAIVPKERRQTI from the coding sequence GTGAATTGGCGTGATATAGACAAATGCTTCCTAGTATTATTACTAGGGGGATTGGATATTTTATCTTGGATTATCTGGTGGTGGATCAGCGGTTCCAATTCAGACTTACATATTTGGATTAATTTAGATTTTTATCCGACCTTAATGACTGCGTATAGCTTGCTTGCATTTGGATTTTTGATCCTTATTTTGCTAACCAAGCTTCTATACCGAAATCCTATTTATAATAAACTCGTTCCGTATATCACCATTGCTTATTTTGGCTCATCATTCATATTTGGTGGATTTTGTGTTGGGATTTTAAGCCCGGCCACGATTGCAGGTTATGTGAGTTTAGTGACAGTCGCTCTAGTATTGTTTGAACGGAAAGTGGTGTATGCAACGGTACTGCCAATTACAAGTTTTATTTTAATCTGTATTTCGATGAGCCTAGCTGGAACGCTTGAATATAGCCCGATTTTTAGTCAGCAATTACAATCAATGCCGTTGTATAAAAATAGTTTTTGGGTTTATTCAATGGTGTATTTTTATGCACCGATTTTCTTTATTAGTATTGTTTTATTTGAAACGCTTTTAATACAGTGGCGTGAGCGAGAAAAAGCGATTCAGCAAGCAAGTATTATCGACTCGCTTACAGGGATATTTAATCGACGCAAAATGGGGGAGCTTTTTGAGTCGTTAAAAGAACAGCAAGGTGCTTTTGCAATTATTTTACTCGATTTAGATCATTTCAAAGTGATTAATGACACCTATGGGCATGATATTGGCGATATTGTTTTAAAACGTGTTGCTCGGCTGCTTACTGAAAACATTGATGCAGAAGATACTGTTGGGCGTTTTGGTGGTGAAGAATTTATTATATTTTTAAAAAGCGATCGTTTAGCGGATGCAATATTGGTTGCGGAACAATGTCGCGAAGCAATTGCATCTGAAATCATTTATTTAGATCATCAACAAAAACTACAAGTTTCCGCTAGTTTTGGGATTACTGTTGCGCGCTATCCAATTCACTCTAAAGAAGAAGTTGTACGTCAAGCTGACCAAGCTTTATATTTAGCTAAAAGAAATGGGCGTAATCAAGTACGCCACTTTTTTGAAATTAAAGCGATAGTACCTAAGGAACGTCGCCAAACGATTTAG